The window CCCGTTCTCTTCCGCTCCGTCTTTACCTTCAGCGGTTCCACATACATCTTCATCAACTGCTCAATCTCTGCTGGCAAACTCTCCGCCAGGCACGCCCGCACCTCGGTCATCTGCACCGAGTTCGCCAGCGTATCCTCAAGAATCTCCATCACCGGCTTAATCCCTTGATCCGCTCCTGGAGCGTCCTTGCCCACAGTGCGCAGCCGAGCGCCAATCTCTGCCTCCAGCGCCTCCAGCAAAACGATATCCGCGTCCGCATCCATGCACTTCACTCGAGCCCAATCTCGTGTAAAACGCACCACGGCACTATCGGCCCGGCCTGCTTCTCGCAGCAGCACTCCGATATTTGCAAACTCGCCCTTCACCACATCCGGCACATACCGAATCAGGAAGAACTCGCATTGGACACGTTCAGCCAACCATCCATCTCCAATTCAAACCCTGAGACTTTCAGGCTCGAACTCAAATAAAGTCGTTCGATACCACCACCTCAAAGTCTGCAAACCAACAGCTACCACTCTCACATTACAAATTTTCCCACTCCACTTACATCTGCAAACTGCTTTGGCACAACAATTCGGTTTCCCGACGCCCACATCGGGAATGGCTCGCGATTCGAATCCCGAAACTCCCCGATCAACTCCCTCACCCGCGACCGACGCCTCAACATCTGCTCCATCAACCGCTCGATCACGGCTGTATCCCCGCCATACCACTCCGGCGGCACCGCCTCCGCGATCTCCCACAGTGTCCCCGCCTCCATCGCTTCAACGCGGCCCAGCCAGGGTTCAAAGCTCTCCCATCCCGTCACCCGTGCGTACACCTGATTCCTCTGATACACACCCCGCAGCGGAGAGTCCGGGAACGTCCACTCCCCCGCGTTGAAGCAAAAGCCCTGGTCGATAAAGGTAGCCCGATACTTCCGCTCTCTCGGCTTCCTCTCGAACACCGCCTGCCGCCCATTGCAGTTACCCGCCCACTTATCGATACACAGCATCCCCGCAAACTCCGCCAGGTTCCTTACCTCATCCAACTGCTGCTCCGGGAGATAGTCCACCACCTGCCCCGGCATCAACCCACCCACAAACTGCGATCCGAACTGCAGCCCTGCCGTATACCTCTGCCTCTGTCCTTGCGGCAGCTCCACAAACATATCCAGCGTATTCGACACCAGCCATTCGGTAACCTCAACAACATCACTCACCGGTACCGTCAAACCCACCGCTGCTGCCAGCCGTGTCGCAATCAACTCATTCGCAAGAACCCGCAGATCCTGAGGATTATTTTGAAACTTCACCACCCAAAGCTTTCCATCCGCCCCCAGCATCAGCTGACTCTGCGCCCCGCCCCGCATCCTTCTGATCGCCTGCACTGCCAATACCGCCAAGCCGAACACCCCTCGCAACAGAATAACCCGTGTCCCACCGCCCAGACCCGAGCAACGCGAGGACCTCAGCCGTCTGCATAACCCGGACAAGGTAAAAAGGCGTGAAACGCCCGCACCACGCGCAGTGGGCCCGTCCGGCAGGACACCATCGTCATCGCTTCTTGCCCACCAACTCAGCCCGCACCGCCTGCGCAATCGCCATAGCCATCAAACAATCATCATGCGCCCCATTCACCGCGCCAGTCCTACCCCCTGCCATAGCAACAAACGTCCGACACTCCCCCAGCAGGCGCCGGCTAAAAAACATCCCCGGCGATTCCACCAACAGCGCCCCCATCCGGCTCACCATCCCAGGCTTCGACCCCGCCGTCGTCAGCCATCCTGCAACGCCTGCCTGCCCATACACTCGCGCATACCGCTCCACACTATCCAGATAAGCAAGCACGCCAGCTCCATGATTATTCCTCTCCACAGCAATCGTCGCCCCGCCATACTCTCTCGCCAGCTCCGCCGAAACCCTCGCCAGCTCCAGCGTCCCCAACCTCTGCTGCAACTCCGCACACTGCATCCCGGATCCCATCTCAATCACCTGCACCGCAGCAAAATCACCATCGGCCCCACCGCCGGCGGTATCCACGGCAACCACATATTCCTTCCCGGCAATCGGCGGCAACCAAACCTGCAAAGCGCCTCCGCGCCGCGTCTCCACAGGCCCTCCCAACTCAGCAAGCCGAGCCTCTACGGTCGAAACCTCAAAGCAACACTCACCCGTAGCCTTGAAGCAGCTCTCCGCATCCTCTGCAAACTCCTGCGACCGCAGCCCCCGATAGCTCATCTCCAGCCCCCGCCGAAACCCAATCTGCTCTGCAGTCAAACCATGCGCCGACACGAGCCGCCGCTCATCCTCCCTCAGATCGCCCACTGGCGCCCCAACATAAGCCTCTTCCATCCACCATGGAAAAAAATGCCGCACCACATCGTCACTCAGACAGTCTGACCCGCCAACCCCCAGCTCAACGCCGCGCCCCCACTCCTCATAGAAACAGCCGTAAGCTCCATTCGGCGTCGACTCCATCACCATCTCGCCACCTGGCACCAGCGCCGCCCGCAACCCGGCAAGCGCCGCCCCTGCATCTCCCGGCCATCGGCTCACCTCGCTGCAGTGCAGATACTGCACCGTCAACCCTCGCCCCGCGCTCTCATCCGCAGCACTCACGACACGAAACTCGCTATCCAACTCCGGAAAACACATCTGCCCCGCATTCGCTCGACTTCGCCGCAGCGGCCCCTCCCGAAGCTCAACCGGCAGACACTCCCAGAACCGCTGCACCATCCGAAAGATCCCCTCTGCAGCCTCTCTCGTCTGTGCCACCTGCACCGTCATCACACCACGCGCCGTAATCGTCTTCAGAAAAAATCGCCCGGCCACCCAAGTCGTAATCCCCATCTGCCGAGCCTTCAGCACAATGTTCTGACGCCCGCGCCTCCGTTCAAACTCCCTCTGCACCGCATTCGCCCGCAGCGGCCTCTCCACGCCCTCACGATCCCGAACCCTCAACAAACCCTCAGCCACATGCCGCAAAGCTGCTGGCTGCAATTCCATATACTTCCCCAGCATCAGCAGCTCCTCGACATCCATTGGAGCCTTACCCATTCCATCCCCCAACCAATCACAACGTAGGTGCGGCCTCATCCTTATCAGAGCGAAGCCGCACCCAAGTTCAACCTCTACATCTCCCAGTGACAACCCGATACCGTCTTTGGATTCGGCACATCGCGGAACGTCAATGAGCCATTCGCAGCAACCGGCACCACCGTCCCCACCGAAAGCCCGTTGATCAGCTGCGACGAACTTCCCGCAACCACACCCACCGTAAAGGCAGACTGCAGATTCGCCACCGTATACACCGCCCCACTCTGCCCCGTGCAATCCGGCAGCGTCAACGTCTGGTTCCCTGTCGGAGCCGCCGTGACGTAGCCATCGCCGGCCGTCATGGCATAGGTCGCCGCGGTCACCACATGCGGGTTCGCTGCCGTAGAGCCGAAGTAGTAGTTCAGTGCATTACTGGCCTCCACAGCAAGCAACAGCTGCCCGGCCGCCGTCGGATGCGTATGATCCCCTTGAAAGTAGGTCGCGTTCGCATTGGCTCCATCTGCACCGAGCAGCGGATTCGCAGCAAAGTCAATCACGCCATCCGCGCCAACCCTCTGCGCATTCTGCAGCATCAGCGCATCGTAAGAATCCTTCGAAGCGTCCAGACCGGTGCGCGAGATCATTGTTCCCACAAATGCCCTGCAGCCCGCCTTCTTCACCGTCTGAACCCAGCTCGACAACCGCCCGAACACAGTCTCCAGCGTTGCAGACGACGCAAAGTCGTTCGTTCCCGCGAACCCAATAGCGATCGAAGGTCCGTTGAGCGTGCTGCAAAGCGTGCCCACTCTGTTCGGTTCAGACCCTGCAATCGCGCCAAAGCTCACCCCAGCCAACCCCATGTCGACAACTTGATAGCTCGGCTGATTCGTCAATGCCAGGTTGAACGGCCATGCCTGCGTCGCCGGATTCGCGGTACCGAGTCCATACGTAATCGAATCCCCTACCGCAAACAACTGAGGGCTCACCTGCACCACCGGGACCGGCGTCACCGGTACAGAACGGGAGTTGATGTCATTCAGAATCTTCTGATAGTTGCCCTGCACCGTAGCAGGACTATCTTCTGTTGCCGAAAACACGGCGCGGTAGAAAATCCCGTTGAAGCCCGATCCGTTAAAGAAACCGGTGTTCGGTGCGCCAAGCAGGAAGTTCCCAGAACCCTGGGCCCCGAAAGACCCCTGTTGGAACGCATAGGGAATTTCAACTCCATTGATGTAAAAACGATCCACATCCCCGCTTATTCCGTTGCCCAGCGTGACCGTCAATATGTTGAAGCCTGAAATAAACAAGCTGGACATACTGCTGTAGTTGCCATTTGCAACCGTTCCAGGAGCAAATGCCGGCAGTGTCCCTTGATCCTGACTGCTGCTCGTAATAATATTCACTCCCGTATTTCCCAAAGAGCTTCCCACCAGCATTGGAAAGCTCTGTGGAACGAACTGCGCCGCATTCGTCGGTAAGGGATTCAGATAAAACGCCAGGTAAAAAGTCCGTGTATTGTTCAGTGTCGCCGGCAGACTAACGTTCTCCGGAAGACTGAAGCTCAACCCACCATTCACCCAAGCTGGAGCGTTAGCACCTGTCCCCAGTGTGCCGTTATTGCCGTTGCCCGTGTTGTCGGTCAACACCGTCCCCGTTCCTTGCAGAAAGTTATAGTCAGCCGTCGCTCCTGCAATCGGTGCAGCGCCACTTGGTAACGACGATCCTACCGACTGTCCCCCCGAACCCGAACTTCCAGGAACTGCCCATGTTCCATCCTCTCGCAGATACCGCGTCGCCCCTGCCGTTGCGCCAGGATCCGGCACCGCTCCCCGTGCATGACCGCTCCCCGAAGCGACAAACAAGGGAAGCTGCGCCGCACCCACCGCGCCATTCAACGTCGTCGCATTCACCGTTCCTGCATTGATCGTTCCAGCCGTGAACGCCTGCGGGCTAAATTGATAACTGGTACCCCGCATACTCATCTGCAGCGTGCTCGTCGTCGGCTGAAACGTCAACGTGTCGATGCTTGCTTCGCTGTCCAGTTCAAACAAATCGTAGCCCGAATTCCACTTGCCGCAACCATGCGAGTTGCAGTGAACTGAGAACACGCTCTGTTGACCAGCTTGCATATCCATCGTTCGCTGCCAGACGCCTGTTGCGGAATACGCAGCAAACGGTGCAGTATGCGTACCACCATTGCCAAAGTAGCTCGTCGCCGGGACTGTGTTTGAGATGGTCCAGCCGGTCATGCCTGGCCCAACGTTCTCCTGGTATTGAAATCCAGATGTCTGCGAAACCGTCGGTCGCGGCGTTACCTGTCCGACAAACGAGATATCGCCAGCGATCTGCTGTTGGTAGTAGTGTGGCTCCTCGACCGCATCGTTCGCGCTCCAGGCCACCGTGTTCGGCGCAAGTGTCAACTGACCATCGACAGTATTTGTCGCCGTATCGAAGACACCTAGAACCTCCGCCATTGGATACAGAACATACCCACCCGTAAGCTTCGATACAGTACCGCCTGAGCTTGTACTATTCGCTCCGGCCTGCGCATACGTCAGCGCATTCGATGCCGTTGAAGTCACCACAAAGCTACCGTTGTAACTCTGGTCCGCAACACCCGAGATGGTCATGGTCAAACCATTCACATCCACCGGGAGCGCACCCGCAGTCGTAACCGTGACCAACCCGTTATTTCGTGCGATTACGGTGATCTGCGCCGTCAAATTAACAAACGAACTGGTGTTCGACTGCACACCTACAATCGCAGCCAACCCGCCCGCATAGTACAGTCCAGTCGAAGAGGAAGATCCAATCACCGGAAATATCTGGCGAATTGATCCCACTGTGTCTACAGTCTGCTCCAACCCATACCCGCATAGTCCACCAAACGCGATCGTTGATCCCGCACGGTGCGGTTTGTTCAAAGTCATCTGTAGATGAGTTCCATCGACGACCGAATACTTCGCCATCTCGTAGTTATGCGGTTCAGTGCTCACAGGCTGGTCCACAACGCATGCCACGCCGCTCGGACTCGGAACTGCCGCCGTACTCGTCGCGAATCCCGCAGTCACTCCGCTCGTTGCGATCGGCACCGTCACAACTCCTGGAGCAGCATTCTGCGCCTGAGAAGGAATCAACTGAGCCGTAGCAAGAAACACACTCACAGGAAAGTTCGTTCCACTGAAGGTTGCACTGGCTCCAGGAACCCCACTG is drawn from Edaphobacter lichenicola and contains these coding sequences:
- a CDS encoding HipA family kinase; this encodes MFGLAVLAVQAIRRMRGGAQSQLMLGADGKLWVVKFQNNPQDLRVLANELIATRLAAAVGLTVPVSDVVEVTEWLVSNTLDMFVELPQGQRQRYTAGLQFGSQFVGGLMPGQVVDYLPEQQLDEVRNLAEFAGMLCIDKWAGNCNGRQAVFERKPRERKYRATFIDQGFCFNAGEWTFPDSPLRGVYQRNQVYARVTGWESFEPWLGRVEAMEAGTLWEIAEAVPPEWYGGDTAVIERLMEQMLRRRSRVRELIGEFRDSNREPFPMWASGNRIVVPKQFADVSGVGKFVM
- a CDS encoding terminase; the encoded protein is MGKAPMDVEELLMLGKYMELQPAALRHVAEGLLRVRDREGVERPLRANAVQREFERRRGRQNIVLKARQMGITTWVAGRFFLKTITARGVMTVQVAQTREAAEGIFRMVQRFWECLPVELREGPLRRSRANAGQMCFPELDSEFRVVSAADESAGRGLTVQYLHCSEVSRWPGDAGAALAGLRAALVPGGEMVMESTPNGAYGCFYEEWGRGVELGVGGSDCLSDDVVRHFFPWWMEEAYVGAPVGDLREDERRLVSAHGLTAEQIGFRRGLEMSYRGLRSQEFAEDAESCFKATGECCFEVSTVEARLAELGGPVETRRGGALQVWLPPIAGKEYVVAVDTAGGGADGDFAAVQVIEMGSGMQCAELQQRLGTLELARVSAELAREYGGATIAVERNNHGAGVLAYLDSVERYARVYGQAGVAGWLTTAGSKPGMVSRMGALLVESPGMFFSRRLLGECRTFVAMAGGRTGAVNGAHDDCLMAMAIAQAVRAELVGKKR
- a CDS encoding SGNH/GDSL hydrolase family protein, with the protein product MMHWKARGWTLIGMLLLVIPGAMTLMKAAAAMQTASTGTIATTQITDTVFLGDGTPATGTVIVSWQAFTTASGESVPSGTTSATITAGALSLQLIPNAGSTPMGTYYTAIYHLSDGSVSRQFWVVPVSQVPVQVSAIESTVLPTSVAMQTVSKSYVDTAIAAAVTGHPLDSTNPFVEKTGDTMTGPLVLPGDPTTPNQAADKHYVDVNVASVAAGSGQKVSMLPATSQVVSQPVGTELQVNILNGEEYASQYVSGVTGGNGIANAVTSTDCAKGCDVKVDRSYTASENYLSTTWNSGTGTAGGTHVEDDRNGQRRDVYMNPTSSLQNGEDAGQVVDVSSTRSSAAEVAAGGSSDPSSFALLIKHQGLTGGSNIFDPSLGSVPYFKTNYNAMNVTGTYNTMGQHILDSQVIDCYGVGDCLIGSQFIVSSGGFRDEADEGAHPFDLQFQEDSNVFEGTCSVGCTAGSTVVTVATTSGAGTQGEGRYLIDKNPAKVITIGSLTGGTGQVSGVPGASATFSGTNFPVSVFLATAQLIPSQAQNAAPGVVTVPIATSGVTAGFATSTAAVPSPSGVACVVDQPVSTEPHNYEMAKYSVVDGTHLQMTLNKPHRAGSTIAFGGLCGYGLEQTVDTVGSIRQIFPVIGSSSSTGLYYAGGLAAIVGVQSNTSSFVNLTAQITVIARNNGLVTVTTAGALPVDVNGLTMTISGVADQSYNGSFVVTSTASNALTYAQAGANSTSSGGTVSKLTGGYVLYPMAEVLGVFDTATNTVDGQLTLAPNTVAWSANDAVEEPHYYQQQIAGDISFVGQVTPRPTVSQTSGFQYQENVGPGMTGWTISNTVPATSYFGNGGTHTAPFAAYSATGVWQRTMDMQAGQQSVFSVHCNSHGCGKWNSGYDLFELDSEASIDTLTFQPTTSTLQMSMRGTSYQFSPQAFTAGTINAGTVNATTLNGAVGAAQLPLFVASGSGHARGAVPDPGATAGATRYLREDGTWAVPGSSGSGGQSVGSSLPSGAAPIAGATADYNFLQGTGTVLTDNTGNGNNGTLGTGANAPAWVNGGLSFSLPENVSLPATLNNTRTFYLAFYLNPLPTNAAQFVPQSFPMLVGSSLGNTGVNIITSSSQDQGTLPAFAPGTVANGNYSSMSSLFISGFNILTVTLGNGISGDVDRFYINGVEIPYAFQQGSFGAQGSGNFLLGAPNTGFFNGSGFNGIFYRAVFSATEDSPATVQGNYQKILNDINSRSVPVTPVPVVQVSPQLFAVGDSITYGLGTANPATQAWPFNLALTNQPSYQVVDMGLAGVSFGAIAGSEPNRVGTLCSTLNGPSIAIGFAGTNDFASSATLETVFGRLSSWVQTVKKAGCRAFVGTMISRTGLDASKDSYDALMLQNAQRVGADGVIDFAANPLLGADGANANATYFQGDHTHPTAAGQLLLAVEASNALNYYFGSTAANPHVVTAATYAMTAGDGYVTAAPTGNQTLTLPDCTGQSGAVYTVANLQSAFTVGVVAGSSSQLINGLSVGTVVPVAANGSLTFRDVPNPKTVSGCHWEM